The proteins below come from a single Paraburkholderia flagellata genomic window:
- a CDS encoding sugar ABC transporter ATP-binding protein yields the protein MNDRTSDRAVADSAPPWGGAVSVGSREAAARALAPVVEASGVTKRYGSTAALADVSLRVMAGESHALVGRNGAGKSTLVSILTGLRKPDEGTVRFNGESAPALADRDAWRERVACVYQHSTIIRDLTVAENLFINRQPRRRGVIDWPTMRRDARALLDHWRIDVREDARAGDLTVEARQLVEIARALSYGARFIILDEPTAQLDGEEIKRLFRRIDELQREGVTFLFISHHLQEVYEICQAVTVLRDARHIVSASVAALPREKLIEAMTGERGGLNVADAAARAALPANAPLALEVRGLTGRDYHDVSFTLKRGEVVGLTGATSSGRTSVGEAIAGLAAQRSGEIRVKGAPLTPGDVPAALASGVGCVPKDRHHEGLVLTQSVAENASMTIAGLLGRFGFAPPAKKHAFGKRMIESLGIVAQGPDHVVSGLSGGNQQKVVMARALASNPDVLVLIDPTAGVDVKSKEALLSVVDRVRDEGKAVLVVSSELDDLRTCDRVLVMFRGAVVTEKAAGWQDHELIASIEGVDLHEE from the coding sequence ATGAACGATCGAACGAGCGATCGGGCCGTAGCGGATAGCGCGCCGCCTTGGGGCGGCGCGGTATCGGTGGGCAGCCGCGAGGCGGCGGCGCGGGCTCTCGCGCCTGTGGTCGAGGCGAGCGGCGTGACGAAGCGTTATGGCTCTACGGCGGCGCTCGCCGACGTGAGCCTGCGCGTGATGGCGGGCGAGTCGCACGCGCTGGTGGGCCGCAACGGCGCGGGCAAGTCCACACTCGTTTCGATCCTCACTGGTCTGCGCAAGCCCGACGAAGGCACTGTGCGTTTCAACGGCGAGAGCGCGCCCGCGCTCGCCGACCGTGACGCCTGGCGCGAGCGTGTGGCCTGCGTGTATCAGCACTCGACCATCATCCGCGATCTCACGGTTGCGGAGAATCTCTTCATTAATCGGCAGCCCAGGCGGCGCGGCGTGATCGACTGGCCGACCATGCGCCGCGATGCGCGAGCGCTGCTCGACCACTGGCGTATCGACGTGCGCGAGGACGCGCGCGCGGGCGACCTCACGGTTGAAGCGCGTCAGCTCGTGGAGATTGCGCGGGCGCTTTCGTACGGCGCGCGTTTCATCATCCTCGACGAACCGACCGCGCAGCTCGACGGTGAGGAAATCAAGCGCCTCTTCCGGCGGATCGACGAGTTGCAGCGCGAAGGTGTGACGTTCCTGTTCATCTCGCACCATTTGCAGGAGGTGTATGAGATCTGCCAGGCCGTAACGGTGCTGCGCGACGCGCGTCATATCGTGAGTGCGAGCGTGGCCGCATTGCCGCGCGAGAAGCTCATCGAAGCCATGACGGGCGAACGCGGCGGCCTGAATGTCGCCGATGCGGCGGCGCGCGCAGCGCTGCCCGCCAACGCGCCTCTCGCACTGGAAGTGCGCGGCCTCACGGGCCGCGACTATCACGACGTGTCGTTCACGCTAAAGCGCGGCGAAGTGGTGGGCCTCACGGGCGCGACGAGCAGCGGACGCACGAGCGTAGGCGAGGCGATTGCGGGACTCGCGGCGCAGCGCTCGGGCGAGATCCGCGTGAAAGGCGCACCGCTCACGCCCGGCGACGTGCCCGCGGCGCTTGCGAGCGGCGTCGGTTGCGTGCCGAAGGACCGCCATCACGAAGGGCTCGTGCTCACGCAGTCGGTGGCCGAGAACGCTTCCATGACGATTGCGGGGCTGCTGGGCCGCTTCGGTTTCGCGCCGCCGGCGAAGAAGCACGCATTTGGCAAGCGCATGATCGAGTCGCTCGGCATCGTCGCGCAAGGTCCGGACCACGTGGTTTCGGGTCTTTCAGGCGGCAACCAGCAGAAGGTGGTGATGGCGCGTGCATTGGCAAGCAATCCTGATGTTCTCGTGCTGATCGACCCCACGGCGGGTGTGGACGTGAAATCGAAGGAAGCGCTGCTCTCCGTCGTGGACCGCGTGCGCGACGAAGGCAAGGCCGTGCTCGTGGTGTCGAGTGAACTCGACGACTTGCGCACCTGCGACCGCGTGCTCGTGATGTTTCGCGGCGCGGTGGTCACCGAGAAGGCGGCCGGATGGCAGGACCACGAACTGATCGCATCGATTGAAGGAGTCGATCTCCATGAAGAATAG
- a CDS encoding sugar ABC transporter substrate-binding protein: MAFASGLSKARRSTAIHTARGSFARAAKKSLCVAAACAAAFGASSAVNAAEVGKVGLGLPLLTSPFWQSYNNYLGAYAKQDGIDILAPVNSNNDPAQQITDMNNMINLGAKGIVVGPIDSAAISRALGNAAQKDVKVVAVDVAPTQGNVAMVVRADNRAYGEQACKYIGEHVKSGKVVQIMGDLASVNGRDRSEAFRACLKNYPNLSLLEIPAGWKGDVAASALDSLLTANPDVKGIYMQAGGVYLSPTLQTLRRKQLLFPAGDPKHIVIVSNDGIPQEFEAIRKGEIDATVSQPADLYAKYGLYYIKAALEGKTFKPGKTDHDSTIIQLQSGILEDQLPAPLVTKQNVDDKNLWGNTVK, translated from the coding sequence ATGGCGTTCGCATCCGGGCTCTCGAAGGCCCGCCGCTCCACCGCAATTCACACCGCGCGCGGCTCCTTCGCCCGCGCCGCCAAAAAATCGCTTTGCGTCGCCGCGGCCTGCGCTGCAGCGTTCGGCGCGTCGAGTGCAGTCAACGCAGCCGAAGTCGGCAAGGTCGGCCTGGGTCTGCCGCTTCTCACTTCGCCGTTCTGGCAGTCATACAACAACTACCTCGGCGCTTATGCGAAGCAGGACGGCATCGACATTCTCGCGCCCGTGAACTCGAACAACGATCCCGCCCAGCAGATCACGGACATGAACAACATGATCAATCTGGGCGCGAAGGGCATCGTGGTCGGGCCGATCGATTCGGCTGCGATTAGCCGTGCGCTCGGCAATGCCGCGCAAAAGGACGTGAAAGTCGTGGCCGTGGACGTCGCGCCCACGCAGGGCAACGTCGCAATGGTCGTGCGCGCCGACAATCGCGCCTACGGCGAGCAGGCCTGCAAATACATTGGCGAGCATGTGAAGTCGGGCAAGGTCGTGCAGATCATGGGCGATCTCGCCTCGGTGAACGGGCGCGACCGCTCGGAAGCATTCCGCGCGTGCCTGAAGAACTATCCGAATCTGTCGCTGCTCGAAATTCCGGCCGGCTGGAAGGGCGACGTGGCGGCGAGCGCGCTGGACAGCCTGCTAACCGCGAACCCCGACGTGAAGGGCATCTACATGCAGGCGGGCGGCGTGTATCTCTCGCCCACGCTGCAAACGTTGCGTCGCAAGCAGTTGCTCTTTCCCGCGGGTGATCCGAAGCACATCGTGATCGTCTCCAATGACGGCATTCCGCAGGAGTTCGAAGCAATTCGCAAGGGCGAGATCGATGCGACCGTCTCGCAGCCCGCCGATCTCTACGCGAAGTACGGTCTCTACTACATCAAGGCTGCGCTGGAGGGCAAGACGTTCAAGCCGGGCAAGACCGATCACGACAGCACCATCATCCAGTTGCAGTCCGGCATTCTCGAAGACCAGTTGCCGGCGCCGCTCGTGACGAAGCAGAACGTCGACGACAAGAACCTGTGGGGCAACACCGTCAAATGA
- a CDS encoding IclR family transcriptional regulator, protein MEKNAKKSQMDNVPEEAEEKDDADRYRAPALDKGLDILELLAEQRAGLTRAEITKALGRNASEIYRMLERLVARQYVIRSEGGDRYALSLKLFALAHRHPPMERLISEALPLMQRFADEAEQSCHLSVYDRGNLLVIAQVDGPGTWGIAVRLGSRVGLVDTSSGRTLLAWQTPEQRAHMLAEHTKVKGEVAIDHAALEAACAQVREAGFSRKDSQQIFGVTDVTFPVLGPSGQAIAALTCPFLKRIDDYVAPSLDEATQMLSATVQTLSMFREDGAA, encoded by the coding sequence ATGGAAAAGAACGCGAAAAAAAGCCAGATGGACAACGTGCCCGAAGAAGCCGAAGAGAAAGACGACGCCGATCGCTATCGCGCGCCCGCGCTGGACAAGGGGCTCGACATCCTCGAACTGCTTGCGGAGCAGCGCGCCGGCCTCACGCGCGCCGAGATCACGAAGGCGCTAGGGCGCAACGCGAGCGAGATCTACCGCATGCTCGAGCGACTGGTGGCGCGCCAGTACGTCATCCGCTCGGAGGGCGGCGACCGCTATGCGCTGAGCCTGAAGCTCTTTGCGCTCGCGCACCGTCACCCGCCCATGGAGCGCCTGATTTCGGAAGCGCTGCCGCTCATGCAGCGCTTCGCCGACGAAGCCGAGCAGTCCTGCCATCTCAGCGTGTACGACCGCGGCAACCTGCTGGTGATCGCGCAGGTGGACGGGCCGGGCACGTGGGGCATTGCCGTGCGGCTGGGTTCGCGCGTGGGCCTCGTCGATACGAGTTCGGGCCGCACGCTCCTCGCCTGGCAAACGCCGGAGCAGCGCGCGCACATGCTTGCGGAGCATACGAAGGTGAAGGGCGAGGTGGCTATCGATCACGCGGCGCTGGAAGCCGCGTGCGCGCAGGTGCGCGAGGCGGGCTTCTCGCGCAAGGACAGCCAGCAGATTTTCGGCGTGACGGACGTCACGTTTCCGGTGCTCGGGCCTTCGGGTCAGGCGATCGCGGCGCTGACCTGCCCGTTCCTCAAGCGCATCGACGACTATGTCGCGCCCTCGCTCGACGAGGCCACGCAAATGCTGAGCGCGACCGTGCAGACCTTGTCGATGTTTCGCGAGGACGGCGCGGCGTAA
- a CDS encoding O-linked N-acetylglucosamine transferase, SPINDLY family protein, which translates to MLQRGIAHLNDEKYSFAEALFREILAQDPHHAEALHQLGVTLARQSQFEAAEHWLRASLAQRESGPCWRDLAWALLWQGRDGEAIEAYRAAIGAGVREARVFNNLGNLLKKRNSLPQAQACYREAIATDASYALAYSNLAMLQQDAGELEAAEANLTQALTLAPNSPHLWQCYGGLLERLNRIDEADEAYCRGGRWEAAQFVRRREAHWQQLTEIDAAALAMVSAGTADNLTPWCLLGIPALTPQLHREAGSRFAQSRWRGELAAAPLVARGAGLAAALARCRAGERLRIGYLSADFYDHATLRLLAGVLELHDAMRFDVHLYSYGPDPDAAARARLAHVPGTWHDIGPVSDARAAAQIAHDGIHLLVDLKGYTTGARLGITALRPAPVIVSWLGYPGSLGHARLADYLISDSIVTPPDAASHYSETLALMPHCYQPVDHRRQSAPPPSRAQAGLPETGFVFCSFNQTFKFNAPMSALWARLLKATPSGVLWLLDPGSERAKANLRSFYETQGVDPARVIFAPRVSQEAHLARLPLADLALDTLPVGSHTTGSDALWAGVPMVTAPGTLFAGRVGVSLLHAAGLSELVAHDLDAYFQIALGFATDAAWRAGVREKLAAARRTSPLFDTARFTRDLERLYMAIAQREAQGSTEESSDRTPVVVQ; encoded by the coding sequence GCGCAGGACCCGCATCACGCCGAAGCGCTCCATCAACTCGGCGTGACGCTCGCGCGGCAGTCGCAGTTCGAGGCGGCCGAACACTGGCTGCGCGCGTCGCTCGCCCAGCGCGAGAGCGGGCCGTGCTGGCGCGATCTCGCATGGGCGCTGCTATGGCAGGGCCGCGACGGCGAGGCGATCGAAGCGTATCGCGCCGCGATCGGCGCGGGCGTGCGCGAGGCGCGCGTTTTCAACAACCTCGGCAATCTGCTCAAGAAGCGCAACTCGTTGCCGCAGGCGCAGGCCTGCTACCGCGAGGCCATTGCGACCGACGCGAGCTACGCGCTCGCCTACAGCAATCTCGCGATGCTTCAGCAGGACGCCGGCGAACTCGAAGCCGCCGAGGCAAACCTCACGCAAGCGCTCACGCTCGCTCCGAACTCGCCGCATCTCTGGCAGTGCTATGGCGGTTTGCTGGAGCGTCTGAACCGCATAGACGAAGCCGATGAAGCGTATTGCCGCGGCGGCCGCTGGGAAGCCGCGCAATTCGTGCGCCGCCGCGAGGCGCACTGGCAGCAGCTCACCGAGATCGACGCGGCAGCGCTCGCCATGGTGTCGGCGGGCACGGCGGACAACCTCACGCCCTGGTGCCTGCTCGGCATCCCGGCGCTCACGCCGCAGCTGCATCGCGAAGCGGGGTCGCGCTTCGCGCAGAGCCGCTGGCGCGGAGAACTGGCCGCGGCGCCGCTCGTGGCGCGCGGCGCGGGGCTCGCTGCCGCGCTGGCACGCTGCAGAGCGGGAGAGCGGCTACGCATCGGCTATCTTTCGGCGGACTTTTACGATCACGCCACGCTGCGCCTGTTGGCGGGCGTGCTCGAACTGCACGACGCCATGCGCTTCGACGTTCATCTGTATTCGTACGGGCCCGACCCCGACGCCGCGGCTCGCGCGCGCTTAGCGCACGTGCCGGGCACGTGGCACGACATCGGCCCGGTGTCCGACGCCCGGGCCGCCGCCCAGATCGCGCACGACGGCATTCACCTGCTCGTCGACCTGAAAGGCTATACAACGGGCGCGCGGCTTGGCATCACGGCGCTGCGGCCCGCGCCCGTGATCGTGAGCTGGCTGGGCTATCCCGGGTCGCTCGGCCACGCGCGGCTAGCGGACTACCTCATCTCCGACTCCATCGTCACGCCGCCTGATGCCGCCTCGCACTACAGCGAGACGCTGGCGCTGATGCCGCATTGCTACCAGCCGGTCGATCACCGCCGCCAGAGCGCGCCGCCGCCCTCGCGCGCGCAAGCGGGTTTGCCCGAAACCGGCTTTGTGTTCTGCAGCTTCAACCAGACCTTCAAGTTCAACGCGCCGATGTCGGCGCTGTGGGCGCGACTGCTCAAGGCCACGCCCAGCGGCGTGCTTTGGCTGCTCGATCCGGGCTCGGAGCGCGCGAAAGCGAACCTGCGCAGCTTTTACGAGACGCAAGGCGTCGATCCCGCACGCGTGATCTTCGCCCCGCGCGTGTCGCAGGAAGCGCACCTCGCGCGCCTGCCACTCGCGGACCTCGCGCTCGACACGCTCCCGGTGGGTTCGCACACCACGGGCAGCGACGCGCTCTGGGCCGGCGTACCGATGGTGACGGCGCCGGGAACGTTGTTCGCGGGCCGCGTGGGGGTGAGTCTGCTGCACGCGGCGGGGCTCTCCGAACTCGTCGCGCACGATCTCGACGCGTACTTCCAGATCGCGCTCGGCTTTGCCACCGACGCGGCATGGCGCGCCGGGGTGCGCGAAAAGCTCGCAGCCGCGCGTCGCACGTCGCCATTGTTCGACACGGCGCGATTCACGCGCGACCTCGAGCGTCTCTACATGGCGATCGCTCAGCGGGAGGCGCAGGGCTCAACGGAGGAATCGAGCGATCGTACGCCCGTGGTCGTGCAGTAG